The following proteins are co-located in the Besnoitia besnoiti strain Bb-Ger1 chromosome Unknown contig00007, whole genome shotgun sequence genome:
- a CDS encoding putative dynactin p25 (encoded by transcript BESB_074790) produces the protein MSDPLPSDGPAEAAATPTGLDAAEAQGDKRQEERRSAEEAAQGNEVGEVAAPAEEEDAKPGGPLTANPEAASNPTEGQPAGPLAEEGKGSQPDTAQEPQSQQDATATPAAKEEGGDPAAEAFNGEVRGEEARKSAEDASSDGQAHPAESPARTEPGKTSPPSSASGTKSPGAFREGKLDLSNPLATIPVSPRRMDSAKDSGGGAEKTRDLTFASHVPFRSYASTGGVALEVISDGLTVGVPAGDSERMSPPAHVMATSPPQTGALQHKSLPGGALLTDRSKSTVAAFPRFHLSAAEDEDESDEAETARDGGAVEGAAPGRRMTQKLVIPRPRPFVLASSPSEDFSGLPPDVEVIPPPSQPYTPFSCFVTPALEPPVNYPRADYITTASGNRVGRGTLLFGSQNITLAGRSVVSQGVLLRGDLVSLRFGRYVYLDDNVLVHPSSYRSKGQTLHVPLTVGDYVTVGRDTVVRAVAIGSCVQIGANCVIGNRCILKDFCKILPGTVLAPDTVVPSFTVFGGAPGRVVAELPEGETMLIRLEAVRKYNLFLPAKEGAAAKA, from the coding sequence ATGTCAGATCCTTTGCCTTCCGACGGTcccgctgaggcggcggcgacgcctacCGGTctcgacgcagcagaggcgcaaGGAGACAAAAGGCAAGAGGAGCGCCGGTcagcagaagaagctgcgcagGGAAATGAAGTAGGAGAGGTTGCGGCTCCTGctgaggaagaggacgcgaagcCTGGAGGCCCACTGACAGCAAATCCCGAGGCTGCGAGCAATCCAACCGAGGGCCAGCCAGCAGGTCCGCTTGCGGAGGAGGGTAAAGGAAGTCAGCCTGACACAGCCCAGGAGCCGCAGTCCCAACAAGACGCCACAGCGACTCCGGCTgcgaaggaagaaggcggcgatccagccgcagaggccttTAACGGGGAGGTCAGaggggaggaagcgcggaagagcgcagaggacgcctcgAGCGACGGGCAGGCTCACCCTGCAGAATCTCCGGCCCGCACTGAACCTGGAAAGAcgtcgcctccgtcttcTGCATCCGGAACGAAATCTCCCGGGGCTTTTCGCGAAGGGAAACTCGATCTGAGTAATCCTTTGGCTACGATCCCAgtgtcgccgcggaggatgGACTCTGCGAAGGATTCCGGCGGGGGGGCCGAGAAGACTCGAGACCTCACCTTTGCGTCTCATGTCCCCTTTCGGTCTTACGCCTCCACTGGAGGCGTGGCCTTGGAGGTGATCTCCGACGGGCTCACCGTTGGAGTTCCGGCCGGGGATAGCGAGCGAAtgtctcctccggcgcaTGTGATGGCGACGAGTCCGCCGCAAACAGGGGCGCTACAGCATAAGAGCTTGCCAGGCGGCGCTCTGCTTACGGACCGATCCAAGAGCACTGTGGCTGCCTTCCCGCGCTTCCATCTGtcagccgcagaggacgaggatGAGTCcgacgaagcggagacggcgcgggaTGGGGGGGCTgtggagggcgcggctcCGGGGCGGCGCATGACCCAGAAGCTGGTGATCCCTAGGCCTCGCCCGTTCGtcctcgcgtcttcgccgagcGAAGATTTTTCGGGGCTGCCCCCCGATGTGGAGGTCAtcccgccgccttcgcagccgtATACGCCCTTCTCGTGCTTCGTGACGCCGGCCCTGGAGCCGCCGGTGAACTACCCGCGCGCGGATTACATCACCACGGCGTCGGGTAACCGCGTGGGTCGTGGGACGTTGCTCTTTGGCTCACAGAACATCACCTTGGCGGGGCGTTCAGTCGTGTCTCAgggcgtgctgctgcgcggcgacttggtctcgctgcgcttcgGCAGGTACGTGTACCTAGACGACAACGTCCTGGTTCACCCCAGCTCGTACCGCTCCAAGGGACAGACGCTCCACGTGCCACTGACGGTCGGCGACTACGTGACGGTGGGGAGGGACACAGTtgtccgcgccgtcgcgatCGGTTCGTGCGTTCAGATCGGCGCCAACTGCGTGATCGGCAACCGCTGCATCCTCAAAGACTTCTGCAAGATTCTGCCTGGAACCGTCCTCGCCCCCGACACTGTCGTTCCCTCGTTCACggtcttcggcggcgcgccggggaGAGTCGTCGCGGAGCTGCCCGAGGGCGAGACGATGCTCATCAGACTGGAAGCCGTACGAAAGTACAACCTCTTCCTTccggcgaaggagggagccgcggcgaaggcctaG